The genomic segment CAGACGACTGGATGCCGCGTGACGGTCTCGGCCCAGCGCGCCCAGCCGTGGGGACGGTCGTCGTGGGGCTTGTGCCCCACCGGCAGCCGCAGGCTGTCGATGCGGCGGCCGAGCAACGAGAGGATCGCCGGCAGCAGCGTCACCGCGCCGACCATCGCGACCGCGACGACGATCGCTGCCGTGAACCCCAGCGTCGTCACGACCGGGATCTGGGCCGCCCAAAGGGCGAGCAGGGCGATGACGACCGTCGTTCCCGCGAAGACGACCGAGACGCCGGCCGTCGCCGTCGCCGCGCCGATCGCCTTCATCGTGTCGCGACCGTCGGCGCGGAAGCCGCGGTAGCGCGTGACCATGAACAGCGCGTAGTCGATGCCGACGCCGAGGCCGATCATCGTCGCCAGAGCCGGCGCGGACGTCGGGATGTCGGTCAGGTGACTGAGCAGGGTCAGCGCCCCCAGTCCGATGACGAGCCCGATCACCGCGGTGACGAGCGGGATACCCATCGCCACGAGCGTTCCGAACGTGAACGCGAGGATGATCGCGGCGGCTACGATCCCGACGACCTCGGAGAGGTGCGTCGAGGGCTTGGAGACCTTCTGGCCGAGGTAGCCGCCCGCGCCGACGTCGAGGCCGGCGTCGCCGAGCGGGTCGGAAACACCGACGAGGTGCTCGGCCTCGTCGACGGTGAGGTCCGACGGCCCGTCCTCCAGCAGCAGCGTGATGGTCCCAACGTCGCCCTTGCCGGTCAGCGAACCGCCGCGGTCGAACGGCCCCGTCGCTTTCCGCACTCCGGGGTCGCTCTGGTAGGCGCGGGTGACCTGCTCGATCGGCCGCTTGTACTCGGGCTTGGAGAGCTTCTCGCCGCTCGGTGCGCGGATCGCGATCGGGACGCTGCCGTTGGCCTGTGAGGGGAAGCGGTCGTCGAGCAGGTCGCTGGCCGTCTGGCTGTCGGTCCCCGGCAGCGTCAGGTTGTCGTTGGTCTCCGACCCGGCGGTCGCGGCGGCAGCACCGACGCCGACCGCGGCGACGATCCAGACCGCGAGCACGATCCACGCGTGGCGCGCGCAGAACGCTCCGAGATCGTGAAGCCTCTTCGCCATCCCCCACCCAGTTCGACGTGCGCGGCTCGATCCCGCGACCGGCAATCAAACACCGAACGCGCGGAAAGTCCAGCAGATCGGCCTCCGCGGCGGTGGCGAGCCGGCGGACGACGGTCGGGCGACGATCGGCGGCCACCTGCTGGCGCCGAATCGTCGCTCGACGCGATGGGCAGCGGTCCGTCGGCCGCAGCGGCGTCGGGCGGCCGCCCCGGGGGACGGCCTCCTAGCGCTGGATCAGCTCGATCCGGTAGTCGTCGGGGTCGCGGACGAAGCAGATCAGCGTGCCGTCCGGCCTGCCGCCGACGCGGTAGGGCGGCTTCTCGGGCTCGATCCCCTGCTCGGCGAGCTGCTCGAGCCGCGCTTCGATGTCCGAGGTCGAGATCGCGATGTGGTTGTAGCCCGTGCCGAGGTCGTAAGGACCCTCCTGGTCGCGGTTCCAGGTCAGCTCAAGGCGCGGTTCACCGCCGTCCTCGGGCATGTTCATGAAGACGTTTATCGCCTCGTCGCCGATCGGCTTGCGCCGCACCTCCTCGAAGCCGAGCGCCTCGTAGAACGCGACGGAGCGATCGATGTCGGTGATCCGGTAACAGGTGTGCAGGTAGCCCATGCGATGGCGCTACCCGAGTGGCGCCACGGACTACCGCCGGGCAGAAAACCTCAGCGCCGCTTGAACACGTAGCGCTTCAGCCTCGGCTCGCGGTCGACCTGCGGATAGGCCGCCTCGTTGGCCGCCAGCGCGGCTGCCGCCGTCAGCGCGTCGGCGGTCACGGTCGCGGGGTTCGCGCCGGGCTGGAGCACCTCGGCGCACAGCGCGGGCGTGTCGAGCCGGGACGGGTCGGCGGGACCACGGTGGCGCAGGGCATCGTCGGCGAGCGCGTAGGCGACCGGATCCATCGTCCCGATCGAGAGGTGGTCGGCCGTGTTGTTCGGGCAGACGTCCTGGGTCGCGACGTTCGTGATCTTGCCCTTGCCGGTGCGGAGCGCCGAGGAGCCGTTCTCGTCGCCGTTCGGAGTGACGACCGCGTCCGCGGCGGTGTAGATCTCGGTGTAGGAGATGCCCCTGAACGTCTCGGCTCGCGAGTTGAGCGCCGCGATGAAACGCGAATCGGCCGCCTGCTGAGCGTTCGCCGGCGCGCAGCCGCCACAGTCGCGCTCGGCCTGCGTCGTGCCGTGGTTCGAGCCCGCGAAGCCGATCACGTCGGCGACCATCTTCCGCGTACCGGGCCAGAAGCGAAGCGGCCAGCGCATCACCATGCCACCCTGCGAGTGGCCCATCGTCGCGATCCGGCGGTTGGCGAGCGCGTGCGTGCGGCGGATCGCGTAGGTCACGTACTGACCGCGGAGTTGGATGTCACCGAGGTTCGAGTCGCGGCCGCCGGGGTTGCGGTTCTGCGGTTGGTCGGAGACGCAGAACGGCCGGTCGGTCTGCTCGAACGCGCGCTCGTAGTTCCACGAGAAGTTCTGGTCGGAGTTGACGCCGGTGGCGGCGAGCAACAGGACGGGCTGCTTGCGCGCGTTGCGGATTCCGATCGAGCATTCGAGGCTCGCCTTGAGCTTGCTCTTCGGGACGGTGAGCTTCGGCCCCGGCTGGCCGAGCGGGGCGAACGGGCGCGCGGCCGAGGCGGGCCCCGCGGCGAGGAGGCCGGCGAGCGCGAAGGCGAGAATCAACAGGGGAGCGGTGGCCGACGAGCGGCGGTGACCTCGAGCTGGCATCGACCAAGCGTCGCAGGCGACCGGTCTCAGCGTCGCAGTCGCGCGCCCGCGGACTAAAGAACGTGTGCCGCGCAACCGAAAGAGTGGCGATGGCCTGGACGCGAGCCAGAACCCGCCGCCGGGCGACCCACCTCTCGATCGCGATCGCGATCGCTCTCGCGACCTGCGCGGTCCAGCTGCTCGACCCGGGCAACGCGACCCGGGCCGGCGCCTTCTACACCGTCGCCGTCGCCGTCGCTTCGATGAGCCTCGGCCTGCGCTGGGGGCTGGCGATCGTCGCGCTCAGCCTCGGACTCGACCTACTGAGCGACCCGCAGAGCTTCGCCGGCGCCGACATGCTCGCGCGCTGGCCGCGGCTCTTCGTCCTGATCGTCGTCGCGATCACCACGGCGCGGCTCACCGACCGGATCCGCGACGCGCTGCGCGCGTCGCGCCAATCGGAAGAGCGCTTCAGGCGTTCGTTCGAGGACTCCCACATCGGGATGGCGATCGTGGCGACGAAGGGTGAGCACGCGGGCGCGATCACCGAGGTCAACCCTGCCCTTGCCGATCTGCTGCGAACGCCCGCCGAGGACCTCATCGGCAAGAAGACGATCGCCTCGTTCATCCCCGAAGAGGACGCCCCGGCGATGGCGCGCGAGATGGCGCGGCTTCAGAGCGGCGAGATCCCGGTCCTGCATCGCGAGTTCGAGATAGTCGTGCCCGACGGGCACCGCAGATGGGTCAGCTTCACCGCGTCGATGGTGCGAGACGAGGACGGCGATCCGATCTACCGGATCTCTCAGATCGAGGACATCGACGCGCGACGTCGCGCCGAGGACAAGCTGCGCTGGCTCGCCGACCACGACGCGCTCACCGATCTTCCCAACCGGCGCCGCTTCGCGCGCGAGCTCGAGGCCGAGCTCGGGACCCGCAGTCGCGGCGCCGTCGTGATCTGCGACCTCGACGGGTTCAAGCAGGTCAACGACACCCTGGGTCACCCCGCCGGGGACCGCGTGCTCGCGCTCGTCTCGGAGCTGCTCAGGACGAGCGTGCGAAGCGGCGACATCGTCGCGCGGGTGGGTGGGGACGAGTTCGGCGTGCTGCTGCGCCGGGTCGACCCCGACTCGGTCGGACCGCTGGTCGACAAGCTGGTGGCCCAGGTCGACGCGGGCCTCGAGCTCGAACGTACCGCCGAAGCGCCCCGGGTGACGCTCAGCGCCGGCAGCGCCTGGTTCGACGCCGTCGAGGGGGCCGACCCCGGCGAACTGCTCGACCGGGCCGATCGCGCGATGTACGTCGTCAAGCAGCGCCACCACCGCAGCCGCGGCGGGGGCCTCGAAGGGTCCGAGGCGGCCGGCGCGCTCTAGCCGGCGCCCGCCGGTCGGTCAGTCGCGCGGTGTCGCGGCGTCGAGGCTCTCGGCGAGGCGCATCAGCGTCTTGCGCAGTTCGAGCCGCTGCTCGTAATCGAGTCCCATCGAGCGCCCGACCTCCTCGGGGACATGCTCGGCGCGTCGCTGCAGCTCGATCCCTCGGTCGGTCGCCTCGACGAGGACCGACCGCTCGTCCTCCGGCGCGCGACGGCGGCTGACGATCCCGGCGCCCTCGAGGCGCTTGACCAGCGGCGAGATGGTCCCCGAGTCGAGTTGGAGCTGTTCGCCGAGCTCGCCGATGGTCGTCGCGCCGCGCTCCCAGAGCACGAGCATCACCAGGTACTGGGGATAGGTCAGCCCGAGCGGGTCGAGAAGCGAGCGGTA from the Thermoleophilia bacterium SCSIO 60948 genome contains:
- a CDS encoding lactoylglutathione lyase; the protein is MGYLHTCYRITDIDRSVAFYEALGFEEVRRKPIGDEAINVFMNMPEDGGEPRLELTWNRDQEGPYDLGTGYNHIAISTSDIEARLEQLAEQGIEPEKPPYRVGGRPDGTLICFVRDPDDYRIELIQR
- a CDS encoding diguanylate cyclase, with the protein product MAWTRARTRRRATHLSIAIAIALATCAVQLLDPGNATRAGAFYTVAVAVASMSLGLRWGLAIVALSLGLDLLSDPQSFAGADMLARWPRLFVLIVVAITTARLTDRIRDALRASRQSEERFRRSFEDSHIGMAIVATKGEHAGAITEVNPALADLLRTPAEDLIGKKTIASFIPEEDAPAMAREMARLQSGEIPVLHREFEIVVPDGHRRWVSFTASMVRDEDGDPIYRISQIEDIDARRRAEDKLRWLADHDALTDLPNRRRFARELEAELGTRSRGAVVICDLDGFKQVNDTLGHPAGDRVLALVSELLRTSVRSGDIVARVGGDEFGVLLRRVDPDSVGPLVDKLVAQVDAGLELERTAEAPRVTLSAGSAWFDAVEGADPGELLDRADRAMYVVKQRHHRSRGGGLEGSEAAGAL
- a CDS encoding MarR family transcriptional regulator, with the translated sequence MEGAVKSNGMGLSEQLCFALYAASRAATGRYRSLLDPLGLTYPQYLVMLVLWERGATTIGELGEQLQLDSGTISPLVKRLEGAGIVSRRRAPEDERSVLVEATDRGIELQRRAEHVPEEVGRSMGLDYEQRLELRKTLMRLAESLDAATPRD
- a CDS encoding lipase, which produces MPARGHRRSSATAPLLILAFALAGLLAAGPASAARPFAPLGQPGPKLTVPKSKLKASLECSIGIRNARKQPVLLLAATGVNSDQNFSWNYERAFEQTDRPFCVSDQPQNRNPGGRDSNLGDIQLRGQYVTYAIRRTHALANRRIATMGHSQGGMVMRWPLRFWPGTRKMVADVIGFAGSNHGTTQAERDCGGCAPANAQQAADSRFIAALNSRAETFRGISYTEIYTAADAVVTPNGDENGSSALRTGKGKITNVATQDVCPNNTADHLSIGTMDPVAYALADDALRHRGPADPSRLDTPALCAEVLQPGANPATVTADALTAAAALAANEAAYPQVDREPRLKRYVFKRR